The genomic window ATGATCGGCCACATGAGGGTCGGCCACAAAAAGCAATCCCTTGGCCCGAACCTCGGGGACCGAGGCATCCTGTTCATTTCCTATTAATATATCCATGAAATTTCTGCCGGTTTCTCCTGCTGCGTTTATGATACGTGTTGATAAAATAGGACCAAGAGCCTCACAACGCATGAAAGTGCTCACATTCTCATTCCATGAGTTGTTCAACAAAACATCCTAACCATGAGGGGTCCTCGAATATTCTCAAGGGATAAGTCACCCGGCACAACCTGCCACGCCTTTTCCTGTGGTTGACAACCGCCACGAGTTAGCCCATGCTAATAGAGTTTTCCATATCTTCGGACACAAAATTCCATCATCCAACTCCAACCATGAGGAATACAATGCCATACTCGAACCTGCAACGTTATCCCCAAACGATATGGCGCTCTGTGCACAACGGGCTGAACCGCATGGGAATTCATCCCCTTGTGGCCCTTGGGTGTGTGCTTCTCCTGATCATCATCCCCCGTCTGGTTATTCTTGCGGTCTTTGTGTACGCGGGTTACTGGCTGTATCGCAACGGCGTCTTTTCCGGCCATGGACCAACGACCCGCGCCAAGGGCTGCCATGGACGGGGAGGTGGCAGAAGAAAAGGCCGAAGATGATCAATGACCTTGGAAAGTCATGAATAACGAACAAAAACATGCCTTGATCACCAGCATTCTGGTCCTTGCTCTTTTGATTGGCGGCGCAGTGATGTTCACCATGTTCCAGAGCCTGCAAACCATGGCCATGGCGGGTCTGCTCCTGTTGGCCGGAATCGGTTGCTGGGTCCAGGGACGATCTGCTGGTTCTTCAAAACCCCGATCTTGCGAAAAATCAGGGTCCTCGGCAAGCCCAAAGGATCCGCAATGACGTAATGGCGCTCTCTTCCCTTTGTCTTCACGGGTTGCCCCCTGGGAATGACACCACAAAGGGCATTCTGATCCTGCCCCCATTTTACAAACCCGCTTTATGGTGAAAACGCCAATGGTCCGGCAATGCTGCCGGACCATTGGCGTTTTCTTTTCAAGACAGGTTGGCAACCACCGCTATTACTGCATTTCCAGAACCAGAGATCCCCTGGCATTGCCCACCAGAATGTCCTCGGCCTTGCGCACCTGCGCATATTCTGCCGGGCCGATGACCGTGGGCACGGCAACGGCCTGAATCTCCATTTCCAGGGCCTGGGGAGGCACATGGGCCAGTTTCCCGGACCGCGATGGCAATACCTGGGTATGCACGCGAATTCCCCCGGCCCTGCCAATGGGCAGGAAAAGATCCCGGGCGGGCAAAACAAGAATTCTTTCAGTACCCTGAGGCAACTCGACGCGAATGCCAATGGTTGTTTTCCGGTCCAGATCCCGCAACAGGGGATTGGTCCGGGTACGTCCATCAACCCCGGCAATATCTCTGATCATGCCCGGAAGATCCACATACAAGAATTTTCCCTGACGGATGCCCATGGCGGGCACTTGAACCGCCAGAACTTCTTTGCCGGGATATGAGGCAAAATCCTCTTCGTATCGGGTCATCACCCCGTTCAGGCTGATGGTTCCCGTCTGCTCCTGCCGATACCTGGCCGCCATTTCCGGAGACATCTCGGCAAGCATTCTGTGGTAGGTATTGTACATGGTTCCCCGGAAAACCCGGGTTCGGGTGACAAGGGCATCCCCGTTTGCCTTGAGATCAAGGACATAGTCCACGTCCAGAGCATCACCCCTCCCTTTGGCAGCCATGATGGTCGTCAAGCGACCACTGGGCAGTTCAAGACCTGCTCGCCCCTGCAGGGCCGTACTGCCAAGGGCCGCATATTCATCCGTGTCATTCAGATAGATGGTACCCTCGCCCACACGGACCCTCACAAGGACCTGGTCCAGCCAGTCACGGGCAACATATTCCCGCATGAATTCCTGCAAAGCCGGTACAGAAGGCGCATTGCCGGCAATGACAAAAGACGGCTCAAACCCCGCGGCCTTGAGCATGGCATAGAAGACAGTGGCCCGGTCGGCAGAGCAACCATATCCCGCCTGCACAACCCTGTCGGCCCCAAAGGTCGCCTCCATGGGATAGGTATCGGTTCCCGGCCCCTTCAAAAGGATATTTCTGGACACAAAATCCCGGATCAAGCGGATTTTTTCCAGATCATCGGCCGCATGGGCAACCAGCTTCCTGGCTGTGACAGCGGCCTGTTGGCCCTGGCGAGCCGCATCTTCCAGCAGGCGGCCAAGGTTTGCCGCCACTTCAGGCCATGTTTTTGAGGTCAAGGCCACAACAGGTTGAAATGCATACGCCGGGGGCAGATCGTTTTCCTGGGCCACCGGAGCCACGTGGCGGGCCGTAAAGGTGTAGGTCACCCGACCATCCCGGGCATGCCTTGATTGTTCGATGATCTTCCGGGGTTCCCTGACCCAATATCTGGCCAGTCCCCACCCCTGATCAGCAGCAAAAACCCTCACCTTCAAGGTATCGGGCAGCTGAATCCGCACTGTTTTGTGCACAACCGGATATTCGCCCGACATGACCTCTTTCATGGCAAAAAAATCACCCTGTTTGACCACCCTTTCCAGGGTATAGTCGATCACCGAGCCCTGTTCCACCCCGGGCAGACCAGCCACCAGGGTCTTGGCCGCAGGATACATGGGCGCTTCTCCCACCCAGGGAGCATCCATGAGATTGATCTCCTGGGGTTCGATGGTCTTGACGGTTCCATCCCTGCCCGTAACCGTGGCATTGACAAGGCGAACCTGTTCATGGGCCGGGGTGAAGTCCACCCGGATCTCGCTGTTCTTTTTCTTGCCCGCATAGGTGAGAATTCTGGTTCGCACATGATCCCTGCGCACCCAGGCATGGTCATTGCTGACCCGAACATCCACATCATGGTGCAACACCACGGCATCGGGATTGAACGATCCATACCAGGCCGCCATGTCGGACTCTTCTTTTGGGGCAGCAAACAGGCATCTGCTTCGTTCGTAAATTTCCTGCCGGGCCAGGCTCTTTTGCAGGGCAAGATACTGAGCAGGGGAATATTCAGGGAGATTCAGGGTAAACAGATGCCGGGCAACAAGATTTCCGTCCTGGAGGGTGAACAACCGGGTGAAGTCGGTCTCCCGGGACTGCTCGGTCACGGGATCAGGAGCGCTGAGCAAGGGACCCACCGTGTCCCCGAGGTGAATGCGTACACGTTCATCCACCCCGCAGGCATACTGGGTGAACAGGGGATACCGTCGTTTTTTGAGACCCATCTTGTCGATGAGCATCCGGGCCACGCCCACATGACGACCCAAAAAGAGAGAGGGAAGCATGTGGGTTTCCTGCTTGCCGGTCAGGAAGCGGTCCATCTGAAAATCAAGACGGACGGTCAACGTCTCGGACGTATCCATGATGTTATCGGGCGATACCTTCATGGCAAGCAACCGGGCTCCGGGGTATCCCTTCTTGAGTACGTTTTCAAAATAGGCCCGCTGTTTTTCCCGAGGGGAACGGGCAAAAAATCCCCGGTAGGCGCTGTCGTTGATCCCGTTGAACGTCAGTACGGTTGTGGCATTGAGGCCGCCGTCCTCGTGCAGTTCTCCGGAGGTCTTGATGCACAGCATGTTCTCCCTTGCCGGGACAATGGGACTGGTGCGCAGGGAATCACCCTCGGGGGTGGCCACAAGATAACTGCAATTGTTCAGATAGGGAGGAAAAAGATCCCGTGTGTGTTCGTCCGTGGAATCCATGAGCACCATGTGCCCATTGTCCAAACGCGCACAGCTGACCGCATGGTTGAAAAAAGGCAGGGGGATTTCAGGGTCCTTTTGGGGCCCGGACATGATGAGCACAGGATAGGCATCAAACCCGGCCAAACGGAGCATGGACACCAGGAGCGCGGCCTTGTCCCTGCAGACCCCGGCCCGGCGATCAAAAGTCATGCTCGCGGGATGGGGTTCATAGCCTGGTGCCGTTGTTTCCAGTGTCAGGCCGAGATAGCGGATTTCCTGGGAAACCCAGGTAAAAATCGCCTGGATGCGTTCCATGGGGTCATCCACCCCGTCCACCAACTCATGCACCTTTTTCTGCATGGCCGGAGTGACCTGATCCAAATGGGGTTTGGACAGCTGCCAGTACCAACGGGAAATCCATTCCCAATGGGGGATGGTACTCACCAGGACCCGTTGAGCCACCGTATGAAAGGACGGCATGTCCGGCTCGGGAAAGGCCTGGGGAATATCCCGGCCTTCCCAGACATGAACAATCTCATCGCCCACACGTTCCTGTGTATGGGTCAGGGTTGTCCCCACCTTGTCCCGAATGGCCATGCGGGCCAGAGGCAGAGAAGCAGGGCCTGTCAACGTATATTTTTTGTGCAGGATGGGCGAGGTACTTTCAAACAGAATGAGATCGCTGAAGCTTCCGGGCACGCGCACCTTGGCAAAAACATCCTCAATGGAGTAATGAACCACGTCCCCCACCTGGAGATCAGGCACATGGAGCATAAGTATCTTGTCATTGGGGTTGTAGATGTTGGCATCCATCTGGCTGCGATCGATCATCACTCGGGAGTTGGCCTCAATATCCACGGGAACAACCGATCCGTCGGGACGGATGACCTCGACCTTGTCGAACCGGGTGGTATTGTAGGGGATGGTGAACCAGGAGGACAGAGAGCGGGAAGCGTCAACACCCTCACGAGTCAGGACTTTCTGATAGGTTTCATCTCGCTGCACATAGGTTCCGTCTTCCTGATACTTGACCCATGTATGGCTTTCCACAATGACCGAGTCGGCATTGGGGTAAGCCTCGGGTGTAACCCGGGCAGCCGCGGCCAGGGCCTGATCCCGATCAATGAGGACCAAAGGGGCTTCAACACCGGCAAAAGCCTGGGAAAAGGTCCAGAGAACCAGACACACAACGTGCAGAACAAGAAAGTGACGCATGGACATGGGTCTTGTTTTCATCACCAATGTACCTCCCGAATCACAATAAAGATGACCTGAAATGGACAATTCTGATCCCCTTTTCCATCACAAACCTGTATTGCAGGCCAGAAAGGGACAAAACCCAAGGGCTTCCGGGGTAATCCGATTCCGGTTCTCCCCTGTTTCATACAAGAACAGGGGATTTGTCAGAACCATTCCCGGCCCTCCGTTCTTGCGCCCTTCCACCAGCACAAGACGAGCCGGAGCCCCCTGCCGGCCGTGAACCGGCATCACCCGTTTGGGCATGAGCCTGCATGTGCGCATGGTCCCCAGCAGCACATCCAGCCCCTCGGCCAAAAACACAAGATAGATCCGCCCGCGGTTCTTGAGGGCGCAGGCAGAGGCAGCCAAAAAATCATCCAGTGTGGCAGAAACCTGAAACCGCGCGTGGGTGCGTGAATCCTGAGGACATGTTTTGCCCCTTCCGGTTACCCGATACGGAGGATTGCATACGACCACATCAGCCCATTCAGGGCGTAAAAACCGGGGAGCCTCTCGAACATCGCCCTGCACAATATCCATGCGCTCCCCCAATCCCATGGCGGCCACATTGATCCGTGCCGAGCCAACCATATCGGGGTCCCTGTCCAGGCCGACAACCTGCACAGAAGGCAGATCATGGTGCAGCAAAAGTCCCAGCCCGATCACCCCGCATCCGGTTCCCAGATCCAGAACCCGATCGTTTTTCCTTATCCGGGCAAAGCAGCTTGCCAGAAGCGCGTCCACGGCAAACCTGAAGCCCTGAGGGGGCTGCACAAGGCCGCGGGGAAAAAGGTTTCTTGCCTGCTCAATCGAAATAGTCATGAAGGTAGGAGATATTCGAAATGCGCGTTAGCTGGTGTATCGGCAAGAATTCTGGCTGCCGACAATTGCTGGCCATTGCACAGAAAACCCCCGGCCTGCCGGGGACAGGACAGACCTGCTCATGCTGGTGGCTCCTGTTTTTTCCGCCGCAGAACACCAAGGAGCAAGGACACCTCGGGTACACTCCACCAGATGGCCACCCCGATGAACCCAGCCACCCAGACCGGAATAAGCGCAAAGGCCATGACAGCATGACCCGCCGTGAGCATGGTCCCGGCCAGGACACAGCCGCTCAGGACCAGCATCTTGCCCAAGGCGGAAGAAGGACGCAGGCGGTCCAGTTCCTGTTTGCGGCCAAGATATCGGACCAGAAGAACCACATTGGCCCAGGAAGAAAGGCTGGTAGCTGCTGCCAGTCCCACATGATCGTAGAATTGCATCAGTATCAGACCCAGGGAAATATTGAGACAAAGACACACCATGGCGATCCAGACCGGGGTCCTGGTATCCTCCAGGGCATAGAACGCGGCTACCAATGATCTGACACAGGAAAACGCGGGAAGCCCCAGGGCATAGGCCTGCAGGGCCAGGGCCGTCTGCACCACGTCCGGGCCGGTAAACGCACCACGTTCAAACAGCAACTCCACAATGGGCTCGGCCAGACCACCCAATCCGGCAGCCGCGGGCAGACTGATGAACAGGGTCAGATTGAGGGCCGAAGACAGGCCACTGCCAAATCCCTTCCAGTCTTTTCTCCCGGCCAGACCGGACAGGGAAGGAAGAGCCGCCGTCCCTATGGCCACGCCGAAAATGCCCAGGGGGAACTGAACCAGCCGGTCCGCATAATACAGATAGGAAATACTCCCCAAAGGCAAAAACGAAGCCAGCACGGTCCCCAGAAGAATGTTTATCTGGTACACGGCAGAACCAAGCACCGAAGGGCCCATGAGCCGACCTATCCGCTTGACGCCGGTATCCAGCAGGCCAACCTGCCCCCACCAGGAAAAACCCTTTTGCCGCAAAAACGGCTGTTGAACCGTCCACTGGGCCACTCCGGCCACAAGCACTCCCCAGGATAACGCATGGGGCACGGAAAGCCCCATGCCAACAGCCGTCAGAGCTGCAACAATGAGCACGATATTCAACATGCACGGCGCCAGGGCCGGAGCCAGGAAATGGTCCATGGCATTGAGCACGCCCATGCACAGGGCAACGGCCGAGATGAACAGGATATAGGGGAAACAGATTCTAACCAGGGTGGTGGTCGTGGCCAGAAGTTCGGGAGAGCGGGAAAAACCGGGAGCAACCAGCAGGGTGATGGGTTCGGCAAAAACCATGGCCGCCAGCACAATCGCCCCCAGGATGATCAGCAGCC from Desulfoplanes formicivorans includes these protein-coding regions:
- a CDS encoding DUF3857 domain-containing protein, whose product is MKTRPMSMRHFLVLHVVCLVLWTFSQAFAGVEAPLVLIDRDQALAAAARVTPEAYPNADSVIVESHTWVKYQEDGTYVQRDETYQKVLTREGVDASRSLSSWFTIPYNTTRFDKVEVIRPDGSVVPVDIEANSRVMIDRSQMDANIYNPNDKILMLHVPDLQVGDVVHYSIEDVFAKVRVPGSFSDLILFESTSPILHKKYTLTGPASLPLARMAIRDKVGTTLTHTQERVGDEIVHVWEGRDIPQAFPEPDMPSFHTVAQRVLVSTIPHWEWISRWYWQLSKPHLDQVTPAMQKKVHELVDGVDDPMERIQAIFTWVSQEIRYLGLTLETTAPGYEPHPASMTFDRRAGVCRDKAALLVSMLRLAGFDAYPVLIMSGPQKDPEIPLPFFNHAVSCARLDNGHMVLMDSTDEHTRDLFPPYLNNCSYLVATPEGDSLRTSPIVPARENMLCIKTSGELHEDGGLNATTVLTFNGINDSAYRGFFARSPREKQRAYFENVLKKGYPGARLLAMKVSPDNIMDTSETLTVRLDFQMDRFLTGKQETHMLPSLFLGRHVGVARMLIDKMGLKKRRYPLFTQYACGVDERVRIHLGDTVGPLLSAPDPVTEQSRETDFTRLFTLQDGNLVARHLFTLNLPEYSPAQYLALQKSLARQEIYERSRCLFAAPKEESDMAAWYGSFNPDAVVLHHDVDVRVSNDHAWVRRDHVRTRILTYAGKKKNSEIRVDFTPAHEQVRLVNATVTGRDGTVKTIEPQEINLMDAPWVGEAPMYPAAKTLVAGLPGVEQGSVIDYTLERVVKQGDFFAMKEVMSGEYPVVHKTVRIQLPDTLKVRVFAADQGWGLARYWVREPRKIIEQSRHARDGRVTYTFTARHVAPVAQENDLPPAYAFQPVVALTSKTWPEVAANLGRLLEDAARQGQQAAVTARKLVAHAADDLEKIRLIRDFVSRNILLKGPGTDTYPMEATFGADRVVQAGYGCSADRATVFYAMLKAAGFEPSFVIAGNAPSVPALQEFMREYVARDWLDQVLVRVRVGEGTIYLNDTDEYAALGSTALQGRAGLELPSGRLTTIMAAKGRGDALDVDYVLDLKANGDALVTRTRVFRGTMYNTYHRMLAEMSPEMAARYRQEQTGTISLNGVMTRYEEDFASYPGKEVLAVQVPAMGIRQGKFLYVDLPGMIRDIAGVDGRTRTNPLLRDLDRKTTIGIRVELPQGTERILVLPARDLFLPIGRAGGIRVHTQVLPSRSGKLAHVPPQALEMEIQAVAVPTVIGPAEYAQVRKAEDILVGNARGSLVLEMQ
- a CDS encoding tRNA1(Val) (adenine(37)-N6)-methyltransferase, whose product is MTISIEQARNLFPRGLVQPPQGFRFAVDALLASCFARIRKNDRVLDLGTGCGVIGLGLLLHHDLPSVQVVGLDRDPDMVGSARINVAAMGLGERMDIVQGDVREAPRFLRPEWADVVVCNPPYRVTGRGKTCPQDSRTHARFQVSATLDDFLAASACALKNRGRIYLVFLAEGLDVLLGTMRTCRLMPKRVMPVHGRQGAPARLVLVEGRKNGGPGMVLTNPLFLYETGENRNRITPEALGFCPFLACNTGL
- the murJ gene encoding murein biosynthesis integral membrane protein MurJ; amino-acid sequence: MSDHARQITRNASVVAGATLLSRVLGFARDLIVAFALGAGPLADAFFVAFRLPNLLRRLFAEGSLTMAFVPVFTRMRQTEGDRAAFVLARSIQVWLLIILGAIVLAAMVFAEPITLLVAPGFSRSPELLATTTTLVRICFPYILFISAVALCMGVLNAMDHFLAPALAPCMLNIVLIVAALTAVGMGLSVPHALSWGVLVAGVAQWTVQQPFLRQKGFSWWGQVGLLDTGVKRIGRLMGPSVLGSAVYQINILLGTVLASFLPLGSISYLYYADRLVQFPLGIFGVAIGTAALPSLSGLAGRKDWKGFGSGLSSALNLTLFISLPAAAGLGGLAEPIVELLFERGAFTGPDVVQTALALQAYALGLPAFSCVRSLVAAFYALEDTRTPVWIAMVCLCLNISLGLILMQFYDHVGLAAATSLSSWANVVLLVRYLGRKQELDRLRPSSALGKMLVLSGCVLAGTMLTAGHAVMAFALIPVWVAGFIGVAIWWSVPEVSLLLGVLRRKKQEPPA